The following are encoded in a window of Gammaproteobacteria bacterium genomic DNA:
- a CDS encoding IS5 family transposase (programmed frameshift), translated as MPRQRVDDELWSIIEPLLPPTKQRRKRYPGRKPLAYRQVLTGILFVLRSGIPWEMLPQEMGCGSGMTCWRRLRAWQKAGVWDRLHAVLLAKLRAADRIDFSRAVADSSSIRAVPRGKKTGPNPTDRRKAGSKHHLLTDAQGIPLNVILTEANRNDLTQLRPLVDGIPPIRGKRGVAKRKPDLIQADRGYDSEPHRQALVERGIAPQIAKRRTEHGSGLGKTRWVVERTLAWLHQFRRLRVRYEKLAYIHEAFLAIGCALICWRFLKTA; from the exons ATGCCGCGCCAACGGGTGGATGACGAGCTATGGTCAATAATCGAACCCCTACTGCCGCCCACCAAGCAGCGGCGCAAGCGATATCCGGGCCGCAAGCCACTGGCGTACCGGCAGGTACTGACGGGGATTCTGTTTGTGTTGAGGTCGGGTATTCCGTGGGAGATGCTGCCACAGGAGATGGGTTGTGGATCGGGCATGACCTGTTGGCGGCGGCTGCGTGCCTGGCAGAAAGCCGGCGTATGGGACCGGCTGCACGCGGTCCTATTGGCCAAGTTACGCGCGGCGGACCGGATCGATTTCTCCCGCGCCGTGGCTGACTCGTCTTCGATACGTGCCGTGC CACGGGGGAAAAAAACGGGACCGAACCCTACCGATCGCCGTAAAGCCGGGAGTAAACACCACCTCCTCACGGACGCGCAAGGCATTCCGCTGAATGTTATTCTGACCGAAGCCAATCGCAATGACCTCACGCAGCTGCGGCCGCTGGTGGATGGCATCCCTCCGATTCGCGGCAAGCGCGGCGTGGCGAAGCGTAAACCCGACTTGATCCAGGCAGACCGGGGTTACGATTCCGAACCCCATCGTCAAGCGTTGGTCGAGCGCGGCATCGCCCCCCAGATCGCAAAGCGACGTACCGAACACGGCAGCGGCCTGGGCAAGACACGCTGGGTGGTGGAACGCACCCTTGCTTGGCTGCATCAGTTTCGTCGCCTTCGTGTTCGTTACGAGAAGCTGGCCTATATCCATGAGGCATTCCTCGCTATCGGCTGCGCATTGATCTGTTGGCGCTTTCTCAAGACAGCATGA
- the nuoN gene encoding NADH-quinone oxidoreductase subunit NuoN yields MNFVMPNFAPAIPEIFVLSMACLVLIVDLFLREDNRIITYLLTQATLLGAAIFTLASYPDQLTLTFSDTFVRDRMGDVLKMFIYLVTAVVFLYSREYLRTRQLYKGEYFVVGLFAVLGMMVLVSAHSLLTVYLGLELLSLSLYTMVAMRRDSLEASEAAMKYFVLGALASGLLLYGMSMLYGVTGTLDIAQISAAVAHSVQAGQGAGTNVVLVFALVFIIIGVMFKLGAAPFHMWIPDVYHGAPTSVTLFIAGAPKIAAFAMLMRLMVEGLGHLHVQWQDMLIILSVLSMAVGNIIAIAQANLKRMLAYSTIAHVGFLLLGVLSGSQLGYSAAMFYIIAYAIMSIGGFGMIILLGRTGFEADRLDDFKGLNQRSPWFAFMMLILMFSMAGVPPTLGFYAKLSVLQAVVHADLVWLAAFAVLLSVIGAFYYLRIIKLMYFDQPEDATPLDASLDMRVAMTANGLAVLALGIFPGALLALCAGALSR; encoded by the coding sequence ATGAACTTTGTGATGCCAAATTTCGCCCCCGCCATTCCTGAGATCTTTGTGCTGAGTATGGCCTGCCTGGTTCTCATCGTGGATCTCTTTCTGCGCGAAGACAACCGCATCATTACTTATTTGCTGACGCAGGCCACGCTGCTGGGCGCGGCGATTTTTACCCTGGCCTCCTACCCCGACCAGCTTACCCTGACATTTAGCGACACCTTCGTGCGCGACCGCATGGGCGACGTGTTGAAAATGTTTATCTATCTCGTCACCGCCGTGGTGTTTCTCTACTCGCGCGAGTATTTGCGTACCCGGCAGCTCTACAAGGGCGAATATTTCGTCGTGGGATTGTTCGCCGTGTTGGGAATGATGGTGCTGGTCTCCGCTCACAGTCTGTTGACGGTATACCTGGGGTTGGAATTGTTGTCGCTTTCGCTCTATACGATGGTCGCCATGCGGCGCGATTCGCTGGAGGCCTCCGAGGCCGCGATGAAATACTTCGTGCTGGGCGCGCTGGCCTCGGGGCTGCTGCTCTACGGCATGTCCATGCTGTATGGCGTCACCGGTACGCTGGATATAGCGCAGATCAGTGCCGCAGTGGCGCACAGCGTGCAAGCAGGGCAGGGGGCGGGGACGAACGTTGTGCTGGTATTTGCATTGGTGTTCATCATCATCGGCGTCATGTTCAAGCTCGGCGCCGCGCCGTTTCACATGTGGATACCCGACGTCTATCACGGCGCGCCCACGTCGGTGACGCTGTTTATCGCCGGTGCGCCCAAGATCGCCGCCTTCGCCATGCTGATGCGCCTGATGGTGGAGGGTCTCGGTCACCTGCATGTCCAGTGGCAGGACATGCTCATCATCCTGTCGGTGTTATCCATGGCGGTCGGTAACATCATCGCCATCGCCCAGGCCAATCTGAAGCGCATGCTCGCCTACTCAACGATCGCCCACGTAGGCTTTTTGTTATTGGGTGTACTGAGCGGAAGCCAGTTGGGCTACTCGGCGGCGATGTTTTATATCATCGCCTATGCCATCATGAGCATAGGCGGTTTCGGCATGATTATCCTGTTGGGCCGCACCGGGTTCGAGGCCGACCGGCTGGACGATTTCAAGGGCTTGAACCAGCGCAGCCCGTGGTTCGCCTTCATGATGTTGATCCTGATGTTTTCTATGGCGGGCGTACCGCCCACACTGGGTTTTTACGCCAAGCTCTCGGTGCTCCAGGCCGTGGTCCATGCCGATTTGGTCTGGCTTGCAGCGTTCGCCGTGCTGCTCTCGGTCATCGGGGCGTTTTACTACCTGCGCATCATCAAGCTCATGTACTTTGACCAGCCCGAAGACGCCACGCCTCTCGATGCCAGCCTCGACATGCGCGTGGCGATGACCGCGAACGGTCTGGCCGTGCTTGCCTTGGGCATCTTCCCCGGTGCTCTGCTTGCTCTGTGCGCCGGCGCGCTCAGCCGCTGA
- a CDS encoding c-type cytochrome → MKRRRYLPFLILAYAVLALAPWWWLDSSQSSASITETPFTESTLGAAGNEPIQPIPQRVELNKDKVALGERLFHDYRFSPDGSMACVTCHIFKKGGTDNQSHSPKVDGKPTAVNTLTIFNSSLNFRLHWNGEFARLEDQIDRVLKVSLKTTWQEIIPKLKQDPNYVAEFSRIYRDGMQISTIKDAIVTYERSLITPNSRFDRYLRGDQQAITEQEKRGYYLFKSYGCVACHQGVNVGGNMFQKFGVMNGYFADRGNITEADLGRFNITQQEEDRHRFRVASLRNVALTAPYFHDGSAQTLEDAIKVMARYQLGRPIPHQDIEYIIAFLNTLTGQYKGKSLSDYE, encoded by the coding sequence ATGAAAAGACGCCGTTACCTGCCATTCCTGATACTCGCCTATGCAGTGCTAGCTCTGGCGCCATGGTGGTGGCTGGATTCTTCACAGTCCTCCGCCTCCATCACCGAGACCCCATTCACAGAATCTACCCTCGGGGCGGCAGGTAATGAGCCCATTCAACCCATTCCGCAGCGTGTTGAGTTAAATAAAGACAAGGTTGCCCTGGGCGAGCGTCTATTTCACGATTACAGGTTTTCGCCCGACGGTAGCATGGCCTGCGTAACCTGCCATATTTTCAAAAAAGGGGGTACAGACAACCAGTCTCACTCTCCTAAAGTAGACGGCAAACCCACCGCCGTAAATACCTTGACGATATTTAACTCCAGTCTCAATTTCAGGCTGCATTGGAACGGGGAGTTTGCCCGCCTCGAAGACCAGATTGACAGGGTGCTCAAAGTCAGCTTAAAGACCACCTGGCAGGAAATCATCCCTAAACTTAAACAAGACCCCAACTACGTCGCCGAATTTTCCAGAATCTATCGCGATGGCATGCAAATTTCCACCATCAAGGACGCCATAGTAACTTACGAGCGGTCTCTTATCACCCCTAACTCCCGTTTCGATAGATATCTGCGAGGCGACCAACAGGCGATTACGGAACAGGAAAAACGTGGCTATTATCTATTCAAATCCTACGGCTGTGTCGCCTGCCATCAGGGCGTCAATGTGGGCGGAAACATGTTTCAGAAATTCGGCGTGATGAACGGTTACTTTGCCGACCGCGGAAATATCACGGAGGCAGATCTGGGCCGCTTCAATATCACTCAGCAGGAGGAAGACCGGCACCGGTTTCGTGTCGCCAGCCTGCGTAACGTGGCGCTCACCGCACCTTACTTCCATGACGGTTCGGCGCAGACCTTAGAGGATGCCATCAAGGTTATGGCCCGTTATCAATTAGGACGGCCCATTCCGCACCAGGATATCGAATACATCATCGCCTTTCTGAACACCTTGACCGGTCAATATAAAGGGAAATCCCTTTCCGACTATGAGTAA
- a CDS encoding EAL domain-containing protein, giving the protein MSNFLSKFSAALVVRVFLGLAAISLLSFLYVQTQSFNQQQHNRIVANLSQFKQLDATLNQDVIESRSHLLNNYDPIVRSLTRLHAITNDFVTGPSSIYHRGQTDIDAQIDALNDMVREKEGFVERFKSHNAILNNSLKYFPVVTAELINLVRASKGGDDLTLLLGKLLTDVLIYNLTASPELKQQIGRSLDSLAGKRDSVSPEVLSSLDILISHARTILVNKGEVDGLVAGIIHAPSAQAADKLIRSYQAYVNQSMRRVSVYRFYLYLFSITLLAYIIHILFKLRYTADELADDIMERKQAEAALFREKERAQVTLESIGDAVITTDTAGHVEYLNPVAESLTGWTGPEARGLPLQQVFHVLNELTRETVANPVESVIQEGKTITPSGHAVLVQKSGGEFSIEKSAAPIRDRDGAVVGVVLVFRDVSHSRRMAAQLQHQASHDALTGLINRREFERRLARALASVDKLHTQHALLYLDLDQFKIVNDTCGHIAGDDLLRQITSLLQIRLRERDTLARLGGDEFGVLLEHCPPEQAARIADELRQTVKDFYFVWQEKAFTMGVSIGLVSFCDATLSLAEILSSADTACYIAKDKGRNRVHAYHPEDSELALRHVEMEWVGRIHKAFEENRFQLYSQEIISLHSANGTPGDHAELLIRMLDEEGSLAPPMAFIPAAERYNLMPAIDRWVVRTAFAHYARLHAAHEPGDEQMIIRWTINLSGTSLSDEHFPQFVQEQFLLFGVPYQAICFEITETAAISNLGKAVHFIQELRKLGCSFSLDDFGIGLSSFAYLKHLPVDYLKIDGSFIKDMAHDPIDRAMVEAINNIGHVMGIQTIAEFVENKETLAMLKQIGVDHAQGYGIAKPQPFDTITHYQLVSEAS; this is encoded by the coding sequence ATGAGTAACTTTCTTTCCAAGTTCAGCGCTGCGCTAGTAGTACGCGTTTTTCTGGGCCTGGCTGCCATTTCGCTGTTATCCTTTTTATACGTGCAAACACAATCGTTCAATCAACAGCAGCATAACAGAATCGTCGCCAATCTCAGCCAGTTCAAACAGCTCGACGCCACCCTCAATCAGGATGTCATCGAATCGCGCTCACACCTGCTCAATAACTACGACCCTATCGTCCGCAGCCTGACGCGGTTGCACGCCATCACTAATGATTTCGTCACCGGTCCCTCCAGTATCTATCATCGGGGGCAGACGGACATAGACGCACAGATAGATGCGCTGAACGATATGGTAAGAGAGAAGGAGGGTTTTGTAGAGCGCTTTAAGTCGCACAACGCCATCCTCAACAATTCACTGAAATATTTCCCGGTGGTCACCGCTGAGCTGATCAACCTTGTCAGGGCATCAAAGGGCGGCGATGATTTGACCCTGCTGCTCGGCAAGCTATTAACCGACGTGCTCATTTACAATCTCACCGCAAGCCCGGAGCTTAAACAACAAATCGGCCGCTCCCTGGACAGCCTGGCGGGCAAACGCGACTCGGTCTCACCGGAAGTGCTCAGCAGCCTTGACATCCTGATTTCGCATGCACGTACCATTCTGGTCAACAAGGGCGAAGTAGACGGCTTGGTGGCCGGAATCATACACGCGCCTAGCGCCCAGGCCGCCGACAAACTTATTCGGTCTTACCAAGCCTACGTCAACCAAAGCATGCGGCGCGTCAGTGTGTATCGCTTCTACCTCTACCTGTTTTCGATTACGTTGCTCGCCTATATCATCCACATCCTGTTTAAACTTAGATATACCGCCGATGAACTGGCCGACGATATTATGGAGCGTAAACAGGCGGAGGCGGCGCTATTCCGCGAAAAGGAACGTGCTCAGGTTACGCTCGAATCCATCGGCGACGCCGTGATCACCACCGATACGGCGGGGCATGTCGAATACCTTAATCCTGTGGCGGAGTCACTCACCGGCTGGACTGGCCCGGAGGCGCGCGGCCTGCCTCTGCAGCAGGTGTTTCATGTCCTTAATGAGCTTACCCGTGAAACAGTCGCCAACCCGGTCGAAAGCGTGATACAGGAAGGCAAAACCATAACCCCCAGCGGGCACGCCGTGCTGGTGCAGAAGAGCGGCGGAGAGTTTTCCATCGAGAAATCCGCGGCGCCCATACGCGATCGTGACGGCGCCGTCGTCGGCGTCGTGCTGGTGTTCCGCGATGTCAGCCATTCGCGCAGGATGGCCGCGCAACTCCAACATCAGGCAAGCCACGACGCCTTGACCGGGCTTATCAACCGGCGGGAGTTCGAGCGCCGTCTGGCCAGAGCGCTTGCAAGCGTGGACAAGCTGCACACCCAACACGCGCTGCTCTATCTTGATCTCGACCAGTTCAAAATCGTCAATGACACATGCGGGCACATCGCCGGTGACGACCTGTTGCGCCAGATCACCAGCCTCCTGCAGATACGCCTGCGTGAGCGGGATACCTTGGCGCGCCTCGGCGGTGACGAATTCGGCGTGTTGCTGGAACATTGCCCTCCCGAACAGGCGGCCCGTATCGCCGACGAATTGCGCCAGACAGTGAAAGATTTCTATTTTGTCTGGCAGGAAAAGGCCTTCACGATGGGCGTCAGCATCGGCTTGGTGAGCTTCTGTGATGCGACCCTGTCGCTGGCGGAGATTTTAAGCTCAGCCGATACCGCCTGTTATATCGCCAAGGACAAAGGCCGCAACCGGGTGCATGCCTATCATCCCGAAGACAGCGAGCTTGCCCTGCGTCATGTTGAAATGGAATGGGTGGGGCGTATCCACAAGGCCTTTGAAGAAAATCGTTTTCAGCTCTATTCGCAAGAAATCATCTCCCTCCATTCTGCCAACGGAACACCCGGCGACCATGCGGAACTATTGATCCGTATGCTCGATGAGGAAGGGAGCCTGGCGCCGCCGATGGCGTTTATTCCGGCGGCGGAACGTTATAATCTCATGCCGGCCATAGACCGCTGGGTGGTGCGTACCGCCTTCGCCCATTACGCCCGACTACATGCGGCTCACGAACCCGGCGATGAGCAAATGATTATCCGCTGGACCATCAACCTGTCCGGTACATCACTGAGCGATGAGCATTTTCCCCAGTTCGTACAGGAGCAGTTTTTACTCTTTGGGGTGCCTTATCAGGCGATCTGTTTTGAGATCACCGAAACCGCGGCGATTTCCAATCTCGGCAAGGCCGTGCACTTTATACAGGAATTACGGAAATTGGGTTGCAGCTTCTCGCTGGATGATTTCGGCATCGGCCTGTCTTCGTTTGCCTACCTGAAACACCTTCCGGTGGACTATTTGAAGATAGACGGCAGTTTCATCAAGGATATGGCTCACGACCCGATAGACCGTGCGATGGTTGAAGCGATCAACAATATCGGCCATGTAATGGGAATACAGACCATCGCCGAGTTCGTCGAAAACAAGGAAACCCTGGCCATGCTAAAGCAGATCGGGGTAGATCATGCCCAAGGCTACGGTATAGCTAAACCACAGCCGTTTGATACCATCACTCACTACCAACTGGTGAGCGAGGCGTCTTGA